In a single window of the Elaeis guineensis isolate ETL-2024a chromosome 4, EG11, whole genome shotgun sequence genome:
- the LOC105043822 gene encoding phragmoplastin DRP1E gives MTTMESLIGLVNRIQRACTVLGDHGGADGALPTLWEALPSVAVVGGQSSGKSSVLESIVGRDFLPRGSGIVTRRPLVLQLHKTEEGQGEYAEFLHLPKRRFSDFSLVRKEIQDETDRLTGKTKQISPVPIHLSIYSPNVVNLTLIDLPGLTKVAVEGQPESIVQEIENMVRSYVEKPNCIILAISPANQDIATSDAIKLAREVDPTGERTFGVLTKLDLMDKGTNALDVLEGRSYRLQHPWVGIVNRSQADINKNVNMIVARRKEKEYFATSPDYSHLASKMGSEYLAKLLSQHLESVIRARIPSITSLINKSIDELESEMDHLGRPIAVDAGAQLYTILELCRAFDKIFKEHLDGGRPGGDRIYGVFDNQLPAALKKLPFDRYLSIQNVKKVVSEADGYQPHLIAPEQGYRRLIENALSYFRGPAEASVDAVHYVLKELVRKSIGETQELKRFPTLQNELAAASYEALERFREDSHKTVLRLVDMESSYLTVDFFRKLPQEVEKGGNPTGPTVDRYTDGHFRRIASNVSSYIGMVSETLKNSIPKAAVYCQVREAKRSLLNYFYTVVGKKEGKQLAQLLDEDPALMERRLQCSKRLELYKSARDEIEAVSWAR, from the exons ATGACGACAATGGAGAGCTTGATCGGTCTCGTGAACCGGATCCAGAGGGCCTGCACGGTCCTCGGGGACCACGGTGGCGCCGACGGCGCCCTCCCCACGCTCTGGGAGGCGCTTCCCTCCGTCGCCGTCGTCGGTGGACAG AGCTCTGGGAAGTCGTCGGTCTTGGAGAGCATTGTCGGGCGCGACTTCCTTCCTCGTGGATCTG GGATTGTGACGAGGCGGCCTTTGGTGCTTCAGCTACACAAGACGGAGGAAGGGCAGGGGGAGTATGCCGAATTCCTTCACTTGCCGAAGAGGCGATTCTCTGATTTCT ctcTTGTGCGAAAGGAAATTCAAGATGAAACTGATAGACTTACGGGCAAAACGAAACAAATTTCTCCTGTTCCCATTCATCTCAGCATTTATTCACCAAATG TTGTGAACCTTACACTGATTGATCTACCTGGTCTGACAAAGGTTGCTGTAG AGGGGCAACCTGAAAGCATTGTTCAAGAGATTGAAAATATGGTTCGCTCATATGTCGAGAAG CCCAATTGCATTATACTGGCAATATCTCCTGCCAATCAAGACATTGCAACATCTGATGCCATTAAACTTGCCCGGGAAGTAGATCCAACAG GTGAAAGAACTTTTGGAGTGTTGACAAAGCTTGATCTGATGGATAAGGGGACAAATGCACTTGAT gttcttgaaggaagatcatatAGGCTGCAGCACCCTTGGGTTGGTATTGTTAACCGTTCTCAAGCAGATATTAATAAGAACGTCAACATGATTGTTGCCAGGCGAAAGGAAAAGGAGTACTTTGCAACTAGTCCTGACTACTCACACTTGGCCAGTAAAATGGGTTCAGAGTATCTTGCTAAACTCCTTTCACAG CATCTGGAGTCTGTAATCAGGGCACGCATTCCAAGTATCACATCCTTGATAAATAAAAGCATTGATGAACTTGAATCAGAGATGGACCATCTTGGAAGACCCATAGCTGTTGATGCAGGG GCTCAATTGTACACCATATTGGAACTTTGTCGTGCATTTGACAAAATATTCAAGGAGCATCTGGATGGAGG GCGACCAGGTGGTGATAGAATATATGGAGTTTTTGACAATCAGCTCCCTGCTGCGCTTAAGAAACTTCCATTTGACCGGTATCTTTCTATTCAAAATGTAAAGAAAGTGGTCTCAGAAGCAGACGGTTATCAGCCCCATCTAATTGCTCCTGAGCAAGGTTACCGTCGCCTGATTGAGAATGCACTCAGTTATTTTCGAGGCCCAGCAGAAGCATCAGTGGATGCT GTGCACTATGTATTGAAGGAGTTGGTAAGGAAGTCAATTGGCGAGACCCAG GAGTTGAAAAGGTTTCCCACCCTCCAAAATGAACTAGCAGCTGCCTCTTATGAAGCCTTGGAAAGATTCCGTGAAGATAGCCATAAAACAGTGTTGCGGTTGGTTGACATGGAATCATCATATTTAACAGTAGATTTCTTCCGAAAGCTCCCACAGGAAGTGGAGAAGGGAGGGAATCCTACTGGACCCACTGTTGATCGATACACTGATGGACATTTCAGGAGGATAGCATCGAATGTGTCCTCCTACATAGGGATGGTGTCGGAAACGCTCAAGAACTCCATTCCAAAGGCAGCGGTCTATTGTCAAGTCCGAGAAGCTAAGCGATCTTTGCTCAATTATTTCTATACAGTAGTGGGGAAAAAAGAG GGCAAGCAGCTTGCACAGCTATTGGATGAGGATCCAGCATTGATGGAGCGCAGGCTGCAATGTTCTAAAAGGCTTGAATTGTATAAATCTGCAAGGGATGAAATCGAGGCAGTATCATGGGCGAGATGA